The genomic window TCATGGGGCGCAAAAAGTGTGCAGGCCGCTTTCTGGGCTGGTACACCGGGAAGGCCCGAGATGCCAATCTGGTCCGTCGAACTGTGGAGGCGGCCTTTTGTTTCATTCCGCTTTTTCCTTCGCAACCCCATTTTTGCGCATGCACTTGCTGGATTTGGTCGTTAATCTTGCCTCCCCAACCGCATGTCCAAGAATCTCAGCGCACTCTCTTTCCGCAAAGGTGTTGAAAAAAACGTCTTTGAACGCATGGTCGATGCCGCCGACAAAGCCGGCACGGCTGAAAAGAACGACATCGTGCACCAGATGGGGCAGGATCACCTCTTTGGAGATGCCATCACGCTTGGCGCGGTCAGCTTTTACGACTTTCTAAAAAAGGAAAACGAGGGCAAGAAGGTCTTTCTCTGCAATGGCAGCGCCTGCCTCTGCGCCGGCACCCAGGACAAGCTGCACCACACCCTGGAGTCTCATTTCAAAAAGGAGGAGATCGGCCACATCTGCTGCCTGGGCCGCTGCCATGAAGGCGGTGCCTTCCAGTATCAGGGCAAAAACTACTCCGGCCAGAGCGATGCCGCCGTGGCCGACCTGGTCAAAACAGGCAAGGGCGACTCCGAGGACCGCTATGCCGTCGTGTCCCATCTGCAGCCCGCCATTCTCACCGCTGAGTTTCCCGGCATTGATGCGTACTACGAGCCCTTTAAAAAGCTCATTGCCAATGGCGACCGCGATGCCCTCGGTGCTGATCTCAAGGACAGTGGCCTGCGTGGGCGTGGTGGTGCGGGCTTCCCGCTGCATTTCAAATGGGCCAGCTGCCGCGCGGCCTCAGGCCCGGTGAAATACATCGTCTGCAATGCCGATGAGGGGGATCCCGGTGCCTACATCGACAAATACCTCATGGAAAAGCAGCCGCACAGCGTGCTGCTGGGCATGATGGTGGCAGGCTGGTACGCCGGTGCGGAGACGGGCATCCTCTACATCCGCGCCGAGTATCCAGACTCCATCACCATCGTGAACGAAGCCATCGAAGACCTCCGCTCCGCGGGGCTGCTGGGGAATGATATCCTCGGCACCGGCTTCAACTTCATGCTCAAGACCATCAAGGGCGCAGGTGCCTACATCTGCGGAGAGGAGACCGCTCTGCTGGCCAGCATCGAAGGCCAGCGCCCCGAGGTGCGCACACGCCCGCCTTTCCCCACCATTGAAGGCCTCTTCCGCAAGCCGACGATCGTCAACAACGTGGAGACGCTGGCAAACATCCGCGCCATCCTCACCCTCGGTGGCAAAGGATACGCCAAGATCGGCACGCCGCAGTCCACCGGCCCCAAGCTGGTCTCGCTCGACTCCTGGTTTGTGAAGCCGGGCATCTACGAAGTCGCCATGGGCACGCCGCTGCAGACGATCATCGACCTCGCCGGCGGTTTCAAAACCAAGGTCAAGGCCCTCCAGATCGGCGGCCCGCTCGGCGGCATCGTGCCGATGAGCCACGTGGGCAAGCTCACGATGGACTTTGAATCCTTCAAATACGGAGGCTTCATGAAAGGCCACGCCGGCATCGTCAGCATTCCGGAGTCGATGCCCATGATCGAGTACATCCAGCATCTCTTCCAGTTCACGGCGGACGAGAGCTGCGGCAAGTGCTTCCCCTGCCGTCTTGGCAGCACACGTGGCAAGGAGCTCATTGCCAAAGCCCGCACCGACAGCGGTTTCAAGATCGATCGCGAACTCATCACCGACCTCCTCGACACCATGGAGCAGACAAGCCTCTGCGCCCTCGGCGGTGGCGTGCCTCTGCCCATCAAGAACGCCCTGCAGCATTTCGGTGAAGAGCTGAAGGGATACTTTGCGGATTAAGGATTCAGCCTTGGCGAAGCATGCCATAAGCTGGGGCAGAGTTTATCATCTCTGGTTGTGCAGATGGGGCGGGGGCGTTTTTGCTTGCAGCTTCCAATCAGCACGGCCGGGACGACTATCTTGCTTTCTCCAATCCCCGGTACACCCCAAAATCATTGAAGAAAAACTTCTTCGCCAGCCAGTACATCCAGTGCTTTTCGGGAACTTCCTCGCCTTCGCGCCACTGGCTGGTTCTTGGCGTCATGGATTCGATCTCGGCCATGGCGGTCTGGCGGATGGTGGAGTCTTTGGCGGTGTGTTTATTGACCACGGCTTTCACGAGGTCCGGGCGCTCCAGGACGATGCAGCCGCGGGTGTTTTGGGCGGCGATGCTGCGGAAGTCTCGGAGGAATTCTGAGCCGGTGAAGACGTCATAGAGATCGCGCTCGGTGCGGACGCTTTCCTTGGCGAACTGGATGATGGGGCAGGGCTCGATGGCACCGGTGGGGCTGATGTGGTGGCTGATGCCGTTGGCCATGGGGCAGAGAGCCTGGCCGTTGTGATCGTAGTAGGCGTCCACGATGGCGATGGGCAGCTTGGCCCGCATGTTGACGACGAATTTGCGCACCTGGGTGATCTGATCGGGCGTGAGTGCGAGCTCGGCGCTGATTTTGGGGCCGACGGGTCGGTAGGTGTGATACCAGGCATAGTGCACACCCATGTCGATGAGGCGGCGCAGCCAGCTCTCGGTCAGGAGGTCGTCGATATTGGTCTTGCACAGGCTGGTGGCCACGCCAGTGAGCACGCGGGCGTCCAGGCAGTTTTGCAGGCCACGCAGGGTACGGGTCAGGACGTCCTTGTTGCCCCGGCGCTGGTTGCTGACGATTTCGGTGCCTTCGATACTGACGAGGGGGGTGATGTTTCCCAGCTTGCGCATGTTTTCAGCAGCCTTGGCGGTGATCATCTGCCCGTTGGTAAAGACCTGGAAGTAGGCATCCGGGTGCATGGCCAGAAAGTCGAAGAGCTCCGGGTGCATGAAGGGCTCGCCGCCCAGGATGCCAAAGAAGGCATTGCCGCGCCGTTTGGCGTCGTTCACGATCTTGTTCAGCTCATCCAGCTTCAGGGATTCGCGCGGTTTGTCCACGTCCACCCAGCAGCCCTGACAGCGGAGGTTGCAGGAGTTGAGGATGGAGATGTAGAAGAACGGCGGGAAAAACTGGCCCTGCTTCATGCGCTGCTTGTGCAGCATGACGGAGCGCGCGCCTTTGTAACCGAAATTCCACCCGATTTTCGCGAGGCATAGGGGATCGACGGTTTGAAGGATGCGGGAGGTCAGCGAGAAGATCATGGAGGGAAAATGGGGAAGGGGGCAGTCCGGAGGTCAAAGTCCGGGGGGGGAGAGGTGATTTTACACCGCAGAGTTGGGAACGCCGCAGAGATTTGTTTTGTTGAATTTTTTCCATTCTTTTCCGCTCCTGCTGCCGGGTCGGGAATAGTTGCAGGCGGCGTTAAACTTCCATTGGCTTCCCCCCGGGGCTTCGTTAGTCTGAACGGGTGAGTTACCAAGTTTTTGCCCGTAAATACCGACCCAAGACGTTTGCCGATGTGCTCGGCCAGGAACATGTCGTGCGCACGCTGCGCAATGCCATCGCCCAGCAGCGTCTGGCGCATGCCTACCTCTTTGTGGGGCCGCGCGGCACCGGCAAGACCTCCACGGCACGTATTTTTGCCAAGGCCCTGTGCAGCAAAAACGGCCCCAGCATCGACTTTGACCCCGAGGACGAGCTGAGCCTGGAGATCGCCGAAGGGCGCTGCATGGACGTGCTGGAGATCGACGGCGCCAGCAACAATGGCGTGGAGCAGGTGCGTGAGTTGCGAGACAACGTCAAATACGCCCCCACCCGCTGCCGCTACAAGATCTACTACATCGACGAGGTGCACATGCTCACCACGGGCGCCTTCAATGCGCTGCTCAAGACCCTGGAGGAGCCGCCGGAGCACGTGAAGTTCATCTTTGCCACTACGGAGCCCAACAAGATCCTGCCCACCATCATCAGCCGCTGCCAGCGCTTTGACCTGCGCCGCATCCCGAATGCGATCATTGCCAAGCACCTGCTGCATATCGCCAGCCTGGAGAATGTGGACTTGGACGAAAAAGCAGCTTTCGCCATTGGCAAGGGGGCCGAGGGCGGCATGCGTGATGCGCAGTCCATGCTGGACCAGCTCGTGGCCTTCTGTGGCGACAAAATCACCGAGCAAGACGTGCTGGATGTTTTTGGCTTCACCTCTGGCGAGTCCGTGGCCGCCCTGGCGCGGCACATTCTAGAAAGCGACACCGTGAGCGCCCTGCGCGCGGTTTATGAGCAGAACGAGGCGGGCAAGGAGCTGGGCCGCTTCTTGGCGGATCTCATACAACATTTCCGCACGCTGCTGGTGCATCAGGCAGACCCCGAGGCCGCCACGGAAGATCTGAGCCCTGAGCTGTCTCAGGAGGTGGCAGCCCAGGCGGAAATGGCCACCACCGAGCAGCTCCTGCGTGTGGTGGATGGCCTGGCCGATGTGGATGCCCGCATGCGCTGGGCCAGCAACAAGCGCCTGCACTTTGAGCTGGGCGTCATCGCCGCCGTGCAGAGCCTGAATGAGGTGGCCATCAGCGATGTGATTGCTGCACTGGACTCTGGTAGCGCCGAGGGGCTCTCCCGCCCTCAGCCTGCGCCGCGTACACAGAGTGCTCCACCCCCGATCCGCCGTGCCGCCGAGCCCCTGAGGCCTGCAGCGGCTCCTGTTGTCATCGCTGAGAGGCCGCAGCCTGCTCCGGTACCTGCTGCTCGTGCGCCTGAGCCGATGCTAGCACCTTCAGAGCCCTTGGCCAAGGCCGCACCGCCACCTGCTGAGCCCACACCTGCACCGGCCCCTGTGGTGGCGCGTGCTCCCGAACCTGAGCCCAAACCTGCCCCTGCGCCCGCGCCTGTGGTCAGGGAAGTTCCGCCTCCCGCTGTCGAGCCTGCGGCCTCTGCGATGAGCGAGGAAGAAGTGTGGAAGCGTCTCGTGGCCATTGTGCAGGAGCGCCGCCCACTCATCATTTCCTGGCTGCACTCCGCCACGCTCATGAGCATCACCCGCAATGTGCTGAAGGTGGGCTTCCCTACGAGCGAGGGCTTTGCACGAGACAGCCTCATGCGCCCGGCGCAGCTGAGCTTTCTGGAAAGCGCGGCGCAGGAGATCCTGGGGCAGTCCGTAAAGATCGAGTTTGTGCTGGACCCCAGCCTGAAAGCCCCGGACTTTTCAGAGATGGGTCTCGGGCTTATGGATGATCCGCCGCCTGCTCCGAAACCCGCAGCTGAGCCCAAGCTTGAGGCTAAACCAGCCGCCAAGGTTGAAGCCTCCAAAGCTGAGGCTGTCAAACCCGCCGAGCCAGCCGCTCCCTCCGGTCCGCAGCTTCCTGATGACTTCTACCAAGATCCCCTTATCCAGCAGGCGATGGTGAAGTTTAAGGCCAAGCTGGTGCCGTTGAATTGATAGAGTGCTATTTTGAGCCAAGCTTGGTGCGCAAAAAGCTGGCAATGAGAGCGCCGCTGTCGTTGGATGGCGGCTTTCCCACGCCATGACCTCTGCACCCACCGGCCATCCACGCGGCATCTACACGCTCTTTTTCACCGAAATGTGGGAGCGTTTCAGCTACTACGGCATGCGTGCGCTGCTAGTGCTCTACATGGTCGCGGAGGTGAGGCGCGGAGGCATGGGGCTCACCGACGAAATGGCCGCCGCCATCTACGGGCTGTACACTGCGCTGGTTTACATGACGGCATTGCCCGGCGGCTGGGTGGGGGATCGTCTGCTGGGCGCACGCTCTGCGGTATGGTGGGGCGGTATCATCATCGCCTGCGGCCATGTGGTGCTGGGCATTCACAGCACGCAGTCGTTCTTCATCGGCCTCGTCCTCGTGGCCTTTGGCTCCGGCCTGCTGAAGTCCAACATGAGCGCGCTGGTGGGGCAGCTCTACCCGGAGGGCGGTGCGCGGCGGGACGCGGGATTCACGCTCTTTTACATGGGCATCAATGTGGGCGCTCTGTTTGGCCAGCTCATGTGTGGCTGGCTGGGCGAGCATGTGGGCTGGCGCTGGGGCTTTTCCGCAGCGGCGGTGGGCATGTTTCTCGGGTTGGTGCAGTTCCGCCTCACGGAGCGGCATGTGATGCATATCGGCCTGCGAGCGGATCACGCGGGGCAGAATGTGCAGCGGGAGTGGCGCATGCTCCAGGCAGGGCTGGCGGGTGTGGTGGTGCTCGTGGCGCTGGGAGTCAGCGGCATGGTGCAGATCGATGTGGTGCGCTTTGCTCACTCCACGGCGTGGTTCATTGCGGGCACAGCGGTGCTCTACTTTCTCTGGGCCTTCTTTCTGGCCAGGCTGGAGCCTGCGGAAAAGAAGCGACTCGTGGTCATCCTGGTGCTCTTCCTGGCTTCTGCGCTCTTTTGGGCAGGCTTTGAGCAGGTGGGCTCGTCCTTCAGTATTTTTGCCGAGCGGTACACGCTGCGAAAATTGGGTGGCTGGGAGGTGCCCGCCAGCTGGGTGCAGGCGCTCAATCCGCTCTTCGTCATCGGGGCGGCACCGCTGGTGGCCCTGATGTGGAATGCGCTGGATCGCCGTGGCACCAGCCCCAGCCTGACTACCAAGATGTCCTGGGCGCTGCTCATGCTGGCGCTGGGCTTTGTCGTTGCCGCGTGGGCGGCTGAACGTGCGCTGGCCACGGGGCCGGTGTGGCCCACCTGGCTCATGAGCGTGGTCATCCTGCACACGCTGGGAGAGCTCTTCCTCAGCCCCGTGGGCCTCAGTGCTGTGACCAAGCTCGCTCCTCCTCGCCTCACCGGGCAGATGATGGGCATCTGGTTTCTCGGCAGCTCGCTGGGAGACATCCTGGCAGGTATCCTGGCCGGCGGCGTGACGGGAGACGCCACTGCGCAGATGCCCGCGCGCTTTCTGCATGTGGCCCTCACGGCTGGCATCTCCGGCATCGTGCTGCTCATTCTGGCGCGCTGGATCACCAAGCTGATGCCAGGAATCAAATAAGTGCACCGCAGGTCTTGGTGCTCATTTCAGCACCCTTCCGCCGGAATGATTTTAGCCTCTTGTGCAGTCTGGTCTGGTGAATGAACCACTTCAATAAGCTGGTGGCGTGGGAGGCTGACTTCATAGTCGCGGGCATGAAGCTTATCCTCTGCTTTCTTGGCGGGCTTGCTCTTCAGCTCCAGGCGGCTGAGCAGGTGTTTTTCGCTTTCGACGATCACAACATCGCCTGGCAGCACAATCTAAAGCTGACTTTGGAGGCAGCACAGAAGCATCCGGGTAATCCGGTGCTGAGCAATGGCCCGGCAGGTGCTCCGGATCATGGGCATGCTGTGCTCTATGGCACGGTGATCAAGCAGGGCGATACCTTCCGCATGTGGTACCTGGGCATGCATGAGGCGGCCGTGGTGAAAGGCCAGGCTCCTGGCTGGTGGAGGCCCATGTGCTATGCGGAAAGCAAAGACGGCATCGCCTGGACCAAGCCCGAGCTGGGTCTCGTGGAATTTAACGGCAGCACGAAGAACAACATCTGCCGCATTGAGGGCGCGCCCTATTCGATGACTCGTGTGAACGATTTTCTCTCAGTGCTGTATGAGCCAGATGAACCGGATGCCTCGAAACGCTACAAGTGCGCCTACATCGCCCACATGCCCATCGAGGACGTCAAAGGTGGGCGCAGCAAGATAGGTCCCAATGAGAAACGCTGGGGAGCCTTTGTCACTGCCACCAGCGCGGACGGCCTGAGCTGGAAGTGCGTGGGCGACCGGCCGGCCAATGCTGGCGGCGAGCGCTTTGAAGTCAGCAGCCTCTACCGTTTCGGTGACTTTTACTATGCCACAGGCCAGCTCCTTAGCCCCTGGTCCTGGCGGCCGGATGGCAGAGAGATCGGGCGCGACATGCTGGCCTACCGTTCGCCGGACTTTGTCACCTGGTCCAAGGCCAAGGCCTTCTCCTATGCACGTCCTGGCCAACTTTCTGATCCGCCGGTGAAAGGCCAGCAGATGCACATGGGAGCAGGATTGTGGAACCGGGGGAATGTCATGGTCGGACTGCACGGCATGTGGCAGGACGCGGAGCAACCGCCGCCCAAGGGCAAGAGCTGGAACTACGGTGTGCGTGTGGACCTGGGCCTCATGATCAGCAATGACGGCGTGCATTACCGCGAGCCCGTGCCCGGCTTCAAAATCATCCCGCGTGGCAAGGAAGGGGAGTGGGACGACATCGCCATCCTCCAGGGGCATGCCTTTGTGAACGAAGGAGACAAGACCATGATCTGGTATTCTCACTGGAATACCGGCGGCGAACTGGAGCACATGGACATCGGCCTCGCCACGCTGCGGCGGGATGGCTTTGGTTCTCTATCCCGCAAGGTGTCCGAGGAGGAGGGGCACTTCATCACCAGCCCCTTTACGGCAAAGGAGATCGCCATCAATGTGGACGGCCTCACGGTGGAGACCCCTCTCACTGTGCAGCTTCTGGATCACCTTGATCATCCCCTGGACGGCTATGAAATCAAATTCAGCACCAACGGCGTCCGCGTTCCTCTCAATTTGACCAAGCCTTTGCCCGCAGGTAAAAAGACCGCGCTGCGTGTGAATATCCCTGCTGGCAGCGCCGCGAAGGTGTATGCCATCTACCTCAACGACTAGCCGCCATGTCGCTCACTCTTGTCACCAAACTCAACGACACCGATTACAAGCTGCTGCACCGGGCTATCGACGGTTTTGTTCCTGCCATGGTCTTTGATGTGCACACGCATCTCTTTCACTCGCGCCATTTTGCCGAGGGTAAGCGGCCGGTGTTTCTCGATGAAAATCGCGGCTATGGCATGGCAGACTTTCAGGAAGCCATGCGGCTGTGGCTGCCGGGGCGCGAGGTGGAGGGGCTGTTCTTTGGCTATCCCAGCGCTGGGAATGACCGTGCCGGTGAGAATGCCTGGCTGCAGTCGCAGGTGGATGGTACAGGGAACTCACGTGCGCTGGTGCTGGCTGCGCCGCAGGATGATCCCGCCGAGGTGAGCCGCCTCCTGAGCACGGGCGTCTTTGTCGGCATCAAACCCTATCGTCTCTATGCCGATGTGCCGGATACCAAAGAGGTGGAGATCGAATCCTTCGCGCCGGAGTGGATGTGGGAGCTCTGCCATGAGCACGATGGCATCCTGATGCTGCACATCATGCTGGCGGATGGCATCACCGATACGCGCAATGTGGAGGCAATCCGTAGAATGTGCCGTCGATACCCACGCTGCAAGCTGGTGCTGGCGCATGTGGCGCGTTCATTCAATTACCGTCACGCCCGCGAAGGTCTGCATCATCTCGTGGACCTCGACAACGTCGTCGTGGATACCTCCGCTGTCACCCAGGCCGGAGCCTTTCGCGCCGCACTGGAGATCTTGGGTCCTCGCCGTGTACTCTGGGGCAGCGACTACATGGTAAGTGAACTGCGTGGTTCCTGCATCACGCAGGGAGACGGCTTCACCTGGATTCACCCCGAGATCACTGGAGACAAGCTCACCATCTTCGGTCAGTACACTACGGTTGGCATCGAGTCGCTGCTCTGCCTGCGCGAAGCCTGCGAAGACACCGGCATGACTCAGGGAGATCTGGAAGACATTTTCCGTGAGAATGCGCTGCGCCTTCTGAAGCGAACACCAGAAACGCACTCGGGACAGCAACTCTGGGAAGAGGCCAAAACCAAAATCTCTTGCGGCACAGGGCTGCTCTCCAAGCGCGCGCACCTTTTTGATCCGCAGTCCTGGCCCTCGTATTTCTCACGCGCCAAAGGGGCCTGTGTGTGGGATCTGGATAACAAGCGCTACACCGATTTTACCGGCGGCGTCGGTGCCATCCTGCTTGGTCATGCCGATGACGAAGTGAACGCGGCCGTAAAGCGCCGTGTGAATCTCGGCAGCTACGCTACACTGGCCACTCCCGATGAGGTAAAGCTGGCAGATGTGCTGCTGGATCTTCACTCTTGGGCTGGAAAGGTGCGCTACGCACGCGGCGGCGGCGAGGCGCTTGGCCTTGCGGTCCGCATCGCACGTGCGGCCACGGGCAAAAGCGGTATCGCCTTCTGCGGCTACCATGGCTGGAGCGACTGGTATCTCGCTGCCAACCTGGGTGATGACGCTGCGCTCGATGGCCATCTGCTTCCAGGTCTGCAGCCGCTTGGCGTGCCGCGCGAACTGGCAGGCACGGCCGTGCCCTTCCGCTACAACGACATCGCATCCTTCCGCGCCGCGTTGAAAAAGCTGGATGGCAAACTGGCCGCTGTCGTCATGGAGCCCATGCGCTCCGAAATGCCGCGCGATGACTTTCTGCAGCAGGTCATCTCCGAGTGCCACGCCGCAGGTGCAGTCTACGTGCTGGATGAAGTCACCAGCGGCTGGCGCTTTGGCTTTCCAGGCGCGGCTCCGGGGCTGGGCATTGAGCCCGACATCGCAGTCTACGCCAAGGCGATCTCAAATGGCTACCCCGCAGGTGCTATTGTGGGCAAAGACTCAGTCATGGATGCGGCGAACAGCAGCTTCATTTCCAGCAGCTACTGGACCGATGGCGTGGGCACGGCTGCCTCGTTGGCCTGCATCGATAAAATGCAGCGCGAGGGCGTACAGCAGAAGGTGTGGCAGATGGGGCAGCACCTGCAGTCGGGGCTTCGAGAGTTGGCCGCACGGCATCCATCCCTTGAGCTCAAAATCGGCGGCATGCCCTGTGCGCCTTCGCTTGCCTTTGGCAATCCGGCTGCCAAACCGCTCATGATCCGCCACATGATTCAGCGCGGCTATCTCATGTCCAGCCAGCTCTATGTTACATGGTCGCACATGGATGAGCACCTCTCCGGCATGCTAGCAGCGCTGGACGAGGTGCTGGCCCTCATGGAGCAGACTCCTCTGGAGCCCATCACCGGGGTGCAGCAGGGCTTTGCGCGACTGGTGTGATGCACGGATTTTTCACTGGCAAAAGAGTGCCTGCGCCGGAGTGTCGGCGTTTGTTGCCCACGCTTCCATCCCATTCCTGATCATGCACTTTTTGTCCTGTTCCACATTATTTCTTCGCCGGTTGATTTGTCTTTCAGCCTGCCTGCTGCCGGGTGCCATGCTGCAGGCTGTGGTATTTGAGGTGGGCCCATCTCAAAAGCTGCCAGAGATAGGATCCGTTCCCTGGGAAAAGCTGACCGCAGGTGATGTGGTGCGCATTCACTGGCGCAAGTCGCCATACAAAGAGAAGTGGGTGATCTGCTGCCGAGGCACTGAAAAGCAGCCCATCACCATCAGCGGTGTGCCAGGTCCTGCGGGTCAGCTTCCTGTCATTGATGGACAGGATGCGGTGACGCGACCGCAGCTCAACTACTGGGGACAGGAGCGCGGGGTGGTGAAGATCGGAGGTTCCAATGTTTCGGCCGTGGCGGAGCCTGGCTACATCGTGCTGGAAAATCTGGACATCCGCGGTGGCAGGGGGCCTAACAGCTTCAAGGGCCGGCGCGGCCTCACGCCCTACAGCAAGGATGCCGCGAGCGTGAATGTGGAGATCGTCGATCATCTGGTGCTGAGAAACCTCGTGCTGCATGACAGCAGCAATGGGCTCATGGTTAGTGCCAAATCGAAAAATATCCTCGTCGAGCGCTGCCATATTTACGACAATGGCAATCCGGGCAGCATTACCGAGCACAACGCCTATACCGAATGCAACGGCATCGTGTTTGAAGGCAACCATTTTGGACCTCTCCGTGAAGGGTGCTCTGGCAACAACCTGAAGGATCGTTCCGCTGGGCTGGTGGTGCGCTACAACTGGATCGAAGGCGGCAACCGCCAGCTTGATCTCGTGGACGCCACCGGCAATCCAGTGCTCAATGCTTCTCCGGCCTACCGTCACACCCATGTGTATGGCAATGTGCTCATCGAGCGCGAAGGGGATGGCAACAACCAGTTTGTCCACTACGGCGGAGACAGCGGAAAGACAGCCAGCTACCGCAAAGGTGTGCTGCATTTTTATCATAATACTGTCGTCTCCACACGCACGCGCCCTGTTGCGCTTTTCCGACTCTCATCGGAGGAGGAGACGGTGGAGTGCCATGGAAACATTCTCCATGCCACTGGCGCCGGGAAGCACCT from Prosthecobacter vanneervenii includes these protein-coding regions:
- a CDS encoding right-handed parallel beta-helix repeat-containing protein: MICLSACLLPGAMLQAVVFEVGPSQKLPEIGSVPWEKLTAGDVVRIHWRKSPYKEKWVICCRGTEKQPITISGVPGPAGQLPVIDGQDAVTRPQLNYWGQERGVVKIGGSNVSAVAEPGYIVLENLDIRGGRGPNSFKGRRGLTPYSKDAASVNVEIVDHLVLRNLVLHDSSNGLMVSAKSKNILVERCHIYDNGNPGSITEHNAYTECNGIVFEGNHFGPLREGCSGNNLKDRSAGLVVRYNWIEGGNRQLDLVDATGNPVLNASPAYRHTHVYGNVLIEREGDGNNQFVHYGGDSGKTASYRKGVLHFYHNTVVSTRTRPVALFRLSSEEETVECHGNILHATGAGKHLSLMCKLGVLKLGKNWLTEGWLPSVDEFTGKIETLAPSVQGGDPGFTSLETQDFSLVNTSACLAAAADLPEDLPPVLRRYLRHQQMEDLPSDVRRNLGAQ